ATCCCCAAGGAAGTGCAAGAGGCCGCCAAGGTGGACGGCGCCTCAGGTTGGCGCGGTTTTTGGGAGGTCACATTCCCGTTGATGCTGCCGGTTTCGATCACGGCCATTCTCATCCGCATCATTTTCAAGCTGAAGCTTGCCGATATCATCATCAATGTCACGGCAGGCGGCCCCGGCGGGGCGACGGACTCGGTCACCAGCTTCATCTTCCGTGAGTATCGCGACCGCTCCAATGTCGGCTACGGAACCATGCTGGCGATGGTCTATCTGGTGCTTATTGTGATTGTGATGACGATCCTGATGAAGCTTGCCGACCGCTGGATGCGGCCGCGTTATTAGGGATCAGAGATGGCGGAGCAGCAGATCTTTCATGACAGCGATACCGACCTTGCCCACCGGGCACGGTGGTTCACTTCGAAACTCGTCATCTACGGAATTTTGATCGTCTGGACGATCGTCTGCCTTTTCCCGATTTACTGGACGATCACGACAAGCTTCAAAATGGCTCCAGACGTGATGCGCGGGAACATGATCCCCTGGGTCGATTATCGCCCGGCCTGGCTCGGTTGGCGCTCGCTCGGCCTGTCGCCTGAAACGATTGGCGCGGAGTCCACCGTGCGCGAACAGTTCATGCAGCGCTTTTTCAACTCGATGATCACATCGCTGTCGGCCTCGACGCTCGCGGTGGTGCTTGGCAGTCTGGCCGCGTACGGCCTGTCGCGGTTCTCGTTCAAATTCGGGTTCATGCGCAATCAGGACATCTCGTTCTTCTTCCTGTCGCAGCTCATCCTACCGCCGGTTGTCCTAGCCCTGCCCTTTCTCGTGCTTTATCGCGAGCTCGATCTGCTCGACACCCGCATCGGGCTCATCCTGCTTTACACGCTGACCGTTCTGCCGATCGTCATTTGGATCATGCGCGATCAGTTCGCCGGCATTCCAACAGAACTGGAAGAGGCGGCGCTGGTCGATGGTCTGTCGATATGGCGCGCCTTTGGCACCATCATCCTGCCGATAGCCCTGCCCGGCATGGTCGCGGCTTTCATTCTGTCGTTGGTGCTCACCTGGAACGAGTATTTCTTCGCCGCTTTGCTAACCTCAACGCATGCCAACACACTGCCCGTTATGGTGGCGAGCCAGACCGGCTCTCAGGGGATCAGTTGGTGGTCGATGGCGGCGCTCTCGTTTGCAGCGATCCTGCCGCTGATCGTGATCGGCGTTGCCTTGGAGCGCTTCATCATAAAAGGCATGGCCGCTGGGGCAGTGAAGTAAGGGAGGTAACGCCCTACTCCATGTTGGTGTGGCGTGCGCGCATGGTCTCGGCCGTTTCGCCGAGGCACTCCCGCAATTCGAGGACCATCAACTCGAAAAGCAGAAACAATGCGCCTTCAAACAGCGACCCCATTGGTAGCACTGGCTGTAAGGTTTGGTCATTGGCCATAGTCGTTGTTGGAAGGACAAGCGTCTGCGTTGCATGATCAGCAAGCGGCGCGTCGCCGACGGCTGTAATGAGCAAACGATCAGCACCCGCGTTGCGCGCTTGCTCCATCAAGGCGCGAACCGTTGAGAGATCGCCAGGACCCGCCGTCACCAACAGCAAATCTTCGGGTCCAAGCGGCAGTGCGGTCATGTCGCCCTGCATCGAGACATTGAGCCCAAGATGGTGGAGACGCATGATAAAGCCGCGCAGTTGGATCGCTTCGCGTCCGCAACCATAGCCCATCAGATGATGGCCCCTGGCGGCAACTATGCGGTCAATGAATGCGCTTTTTGCCGCCGGATCGACGGACTCGATTGCGCGCCGCAATTCGTCGAGCGCGGGTGCAATATCCGTCACGCCTTGTCACCCAAACGATGGGCGATGTCCTTGGTCTGTTCGTACAGCGCCTTGAACAACGGGTATTGGGCTTCATAAGCTTCATGGCGTCCCGCTTTGACCGTGCGCGCGGCCGGATTCCAGCTTGGCAGATCGTCTTTTGTCACCTCGCCAAGTGCCAGGCGCGCCAAAAACGCATTGCCATAGCTGGCGCCAGTGGTCACCGAGCACACAATTTGATCAAGGCCGGTAAGGTCAGACGTCGCTTGAAGCCACAGTTCGTTCTTGGTGCCGCCGCCGACGGCCAGCAAACGTTTTGGCACCTGACCGGCTTCGGCATACGTCTCGGTGACGTGCCGCGTGCCCATGGCGATGCCTTCGATCACAGCCCGATAGAGATCACCCCTTGTGTGCGTCAGATCGAGCCCAAAGACAGCACCCTTTGCCATCGGATCATGAATAGGCGTGCGCTCACCTGAGAAATAAGGCAGGCAAAGCAAGCCTTTCGCACCTGGCGGAGAATTCGCAGCTTCCGCGGCGAGGACCGGAAAGGCCTCTTCCTTTGAGAGCTCCTTAGCAAACTGATCGCGGAACCAATGCGTCAGTGTCCCGGATGTCGCCAAGCCAGCCATTGCCGCATACTCACCCTCGAACAGCCAGGGCGCGTGCCACAGGCGCGGGTCGGAAAGCTGGCTCTCCGTCACCGTGATGATGAAGATGGTCGAGCCGTACATCATCATCATGTCGCCAGCGTCGAGCGTTCCAACACTGACCGCCTCGGCGGCTGCATCAATGGTGCCGCAGGTGACTGGCGTGCCTTCCGCCAGCCCGGTTTCGGCGGCTGCTTTGGCGGTTACAGTCCCGGCGATCTCGGTGGACCACATCAACTCCGGCATCATGTCCAGTGAGCAGATGGCCGACCCCAGCGCGTCCGACCAAGTTTGGGCCTTGATGTCATAAAGCGGGGCGGAGTTGGGCGCCGTGTAGTGATCGATGACAAAGCGGTCGGTCAGCTTGAACGTCAGATAGCTCGTCGCGGTCAGGATCTTGTGGGTCTTTGCCCAGAGCTCGGGATGATTACGCTTGAACCATAGGATTTTGGGCCCGACGGCCTGCGAGGTCAGCGCGTTGCCGGAATGCTCAAGAATGGCATCTTCGCCAAGCTCTGCGTTAAGGTCGTCGATCTCCTTGGCCGCCCGCGTATCGACGCCGTAAAGCACGCCATTCATCAGCGGCGCACCGTCGGCATCAACCGGCAACATGCAGGGACCTATTGCCGACGTTGCCACAGCTTTGATGGCCTTCGGATCGACCCCGCTTCCGGCGAGAAGCGCCTTGGTGATGTGAACGAAATCGCCCCACCAATCCTCATCGGGACGATGCTCCGCCCAACCCGCCTGCGGCACGATCATCTGGTGCGGACGGGCAGCCTGCGCGACAATAGCTCCTGACTCATCGACCAAGACGCCTTTGGATTCAAACGTGCCAATATCGACACCCAGCGAGTAGGTCGTCATGCGATTTCTCTTGATAAGGAAAAGTCAGGGCCGATGGCGGCGATGGCGTTGGAAAGGAGGTTGGCCAACGCGTTCAGGTCACGCAGATCGCACAACTCATTGGCCGAATGGGAGTACCGCATCGGGAATCCGACATCGATGCTCGCTACACCCTGGCCGACCAATTGAACGTAAGACAGGTCGGTCAATACGCCGACCTGCGCCGAGCGCTGCAGCGGGATGCCCTGCTCTTCTGCGGTCTTTTCCATCAAGCGCACCATCGCCGGATGCGGAATGACGCCATTCAGCGTGCCGCGCCCGTGGAACGAATAAAGGCTCATCCCCGGTCCGCCGCCCAGGTGCATCTCGCCTCGGTCAGCCATATCGGGCGTATCCGTGGCCAACATCAGGTCGATCTGGATGGCAATATCCGGTTTCAAAGTCTGCGCAGCGACGACGGCCCCACGCAGATTGAACTCTTCCTGCACCGAAAACACCAGGTGAACCGTTGGGCCGCCGGAGCGCTTGGC
The DNA window shown above is from Hyphomicrobiales bacterium and carries:
- a CDS encoding 6-phospho-3-hexuloisomerase — protein: MTDIAPALDELRRAIESVDPAAKSAFIDRIVAARGHHLMGYGCGREAIQLRGFIMRLHHLGLNVSMQGDMTALPLGPEDLLLVTAGPGDLSTVRALMEQARNAGADRLLITAVGDAPLADHATQTLVLPTTTMANDQTLQPVLPMGSLFEGALFLLFELMVLELRECLGETAETMRARHTNME
- a CDS encoding FGGY-family carbohydrate kinase yields the protein MTTYSLGVDIGTFESKGVLVDESGAIVAQAARPHQMIVPQAGWAEHRPDEDWWGDFVHITKALLAGSGVDPKAIKAVATSAIGPCMLPVDADGAPLMNGVLYGVDTRAAKEIDDLNAELGEDAILEHSGNALTSQAVGPKILWFKRNHPELWAKTHKILTATSYLTFKLTDRFVIDHYTAPNSAPLYDIKAQTWSDALGSAICSLDMMPELMWSTEIAGTVTAKAAAETGLAEGTPVTCGTIDAAAEAVSVGTLDAGDMMMMYGSTIFIITVTESQLSDPRLWHAPWLFEGEYAAMAGLATSGTLTHWFRDQFAKELSKEEAFPVLAAEAANSPPGAKGLLCLPYFSGERTPIHDPMAKGAVFGLDLTHTRGDLYRAVIEGIAMGTRHVTETYAEAGQVPKRLLAVGGGTKNELWLQATSDLTGLDQIVCSVTTGASYGNAFLARLALGEVTKDDLPSWNPAARTVKAGRHEAYEAQYPLFKALYEQTKDIAHRLGDKA
- a CDS encoding carbohydrate ABC transporter permease, translated to MAEQQIFHDSDTDLAHRARWFTSKLVIYGILIVWTIVCLFPIYWTITTSFKMAPDVMRGNMIPWVDYRPAWLGWRSLGLSPETIGAESTVREQFMQRFFNSMITSLSASTLAVVLGSLAAYGLSRFSFKFGFMRNQDISFFFLSQLILPPVVLALPFLVLYRELDLLDTRIGLILLYTLTVLPIVIWIMRDQFAGIPTELEEAALVDGLSIWRAFGTIILPIALPGMVAAFILSLVLTWNEYFFAALLTSTHANTLPVMVASQTGSQGISWWSMAALSFAAILPLIVIGVALERFIIKGMAAGAVK